From Panthera uncia isolate 11264 chromosome D3 unlocalized genomic scaffold, Puncia_PCG_1.0 HiC_scaffold_8, whole genome shotgun sequence:
TTATCCACCATGCCGGAAACATACAAAGCATTCCCAAATAGCAGATTCCCCACCCAGCTTTATCCCTTTATACTACATCTCGAGAAATGGTTTCCCACACCTGAACATTTAAATTAAACTGTCATTTTAAAGCAGTATATAATTCAGCAAAAATCATTCTTGCTCATGAAGATGGTGTGGGTCCAATGAGAATATGGTTCATTCATCCATGTACCGATACTTCTCAGTATTCAAGAATTCTTGCCAGTTGAAGTCAGTTATAAATAGGGAGTAATTAGATATCTAATGGTAAAGAGTATACATTTTGAGTCTTTTAACACCCAAATCACTTTCATCTTAATTCCAAATATGTTTCTACTACTTATAAGAGGAGATagagagatggacagacagatagatagatacgggttttgttggttttttgttttgtttttcaaaataagtatttcaCTCTAAGATTATGGGGGTTCTGGGGAAAAGTCAAGTGTAAGTTATCTTCTGAAAGTCTAACTTGCTGAAGTGCATTTTGCATCCACGTAGTTGCTCATGCTGGTTCCACTGTTCTCCACCTTTTTGCACCTAGCTGACATTTTCTTCATATCTCAAGATTCAGCTGTAGGGTCCACATCATAACTCTCTCGTGACACTCACATTGTATTGAAATTATTGGTTATGTGCCTATGTCCATGAGATCTGCAAGACCCTGTGGTCTGGAATTATGTCTTATAAGGTTTAATCCTTTCCGCCTAGCACAGCACCTGCCTGACTTATGATAGGCAGTTAAAAtggatcttgaaaaagaaataaagcaatttaACCCAAAATGAATTATGTATTTTACTGAAAGGGCAGCTGCTTCCAACAAAGCTGTTTACTCCTACAGGTGAAATTATTCTCTTGTAAGTTATGTCTGTACAAAATGGAGTGATGAGGCAATTGTAAAATAAAGCCATGGCCAAAGTCCTACACAAAGACAAAGCAGAGTTTTGGCCTGCTTTGTTTCAGTTGTCCTAATACACAATTACAACTAATAACtggcatattttctttctttgacagtATAGACATAAAGATCCTCAGATTTTTCAACATAAAAGCAATTCTTTGTAAATTTGACCATAAGTTTCTTTCCTgctattaaacatttttagatgTTCAGCAGTTCTTAGACTCCAGTGGATTTGTGTCAATAGCACAATGTTATGTTGAATttcttaaatactgaaaaatacacaaattaatgTCCAACTCTGCATTTGCTGAAAGATTTTCTAAAGAATAAAAGTTATTGTAATGTTTCAGTTTAAGACACTTGTCTACAAATGATCTCCAAGCCAAATGATCACGTGCTCATTTGTGAAACAAAAAGCTTTCATAGCGACTCTAATCtgacttcatctttttcttcttttctttccccaggattctctttttcttccacctCTGGGTTTATGCCCCGTTTTCTTCCCATGTGATTGACAGTCAACCTTCCTGCCCTTAGTAGGGCTGATTCGCAGTGTGGTGTCCTAAGCAAAGGTAAGCCTCACGCGTTATTGCAACAGACACATGTTTTGTGACATTCCAGGTGAATCTGCATAAGCTTTTTTAGTCTTTGACTGGCAACAtcctgagcaaaaaaaaaaacctgttatcTTAGCAATGAATCAGCCAAATATCCTGTTTGTCATGCAGGGCCATATCACAGGCTAGCAATTATTGATGGGGTAAGGATTCGGGGTGAgtttaaaattgaataaatgtattttcagatGGTAGAAACCCTAATGTGCCCCCGGCTCAGTAGTGAAGGCAAAATTCCCAGGATGGCAGGCTTTATAACTCCTACTGTGGTTCATGACCATATTTAGACCCAACACCAGCCCAGTGCTTCTCTGACATCATAAATAGATGACACACATAATAAGGAGCTCATCTGGCTTTAGAGAGTGATAGGCAGTGTTTGACCGAAGTTGTTAATGCAAATGGAACCACCAATTTGTAgtgacttaatattttaaaaaacatataatttgCCATCCATTTAAGGAGATCCATCcctttttgaaggaaaaaagctCAAAGATGATTtccctggaaagaaaaaaaaaaagtctcaaaatacTTTTCAGAGTGAGTCATTCAAAAACTTAGTCTAAATATTCATCCAATGATTTTTagccaaaaaatacaaaataaatagtcTGGGTCTACAGAAAACAACCTCCACAAATATCAATCCTATCCTTTATTTGACcatgaaatgtatttttgcaTTTAGACAAAAATGCTATTCCCATCAAATACAAATTCATGGATTTAGTTTGTTCTAATCTTACGCTGTtggagggctttaaaaaaaattttttttcgtcatttatttattattgagaggcagagagaaacgagtatgagcaggggagaggcagagagaggaggagacacagaatctgaagcaggctccacgctctgagctgttagtacagagcccgacgcagggctcgaacttgcaaatgcgagatcatgacctgagccaaagtcagaggcttaaccggctgagccatctgaagggctttttttttttttttaatttccttaacccaaaaagagaatttcaaaacTGCATCTTGAAGaacccaaaatgatgaaagagaaaACTAGTATGGAAAAAACTTTCGTCTAGAAATGTAAATAGATGAACAGGCACCTGGCCCATGTTGGGCACTCCTCGGACAGAATGGGGCCCAGACTACATGGCTAGCCTGGCCTTTCTGATGGAACCTGCCTCAGTAGCGGAAAAACAATACTCATGACCAAGTGCAGCCATGTAAGCAGTTTGGGCTCGCATTTGTTGTTACATATTATGATGATGGGACCCTGAGGGGCACATACCTGTCATTAGTTCTACGTTCTACTGGGGACCTTGCAGTAGCCTCGATTCTCATTTCGTaaggtctattttttctttccaatatacTTAAACTACAAAGACTTCTCAGCACAGTAAGTTTATGGCTGTCCCTATCAACTGAGTAATAAATTTAGCCTACTAATTAATTTTCTGTATGTTGCCTTAATAGCAGTAATTCACAGTGACTGAAGGTTTATTTGTGCCAGGAGTGGTTCTGAGTTCTTTGAGTATATTAGTGTATCTAGCCCtcatttaaataatgaatgcCACGAGTCGAATGCTATTTATTATCTCCCTTAACAGATGTGGAAACCTAGGTGAAGTGTTATGTAACCCTCCAAGGCATACTTTGAGCCCCTATGCTATGTTGCCTTAAACTTTAGAATTTTTAACCTGAAATTATTCcgtgaataaaaaggaaagtcaTACAAAATGATTTGGTTTAAcagtttaattctattttaaataaaactaaaaaaaaaaaaaactttttatgacACTCTCCACGTGCCACGCCTGTTGCAAACGCTCTTACACAGACGGTAATTCATTGAATCTTCAGTCCAGTCCCCTAGAGGTAGGGAGCATTATTATTACCATTGTatggaaaaggaaactgagacacagagaggctaagCAGCTTGCCCATTTCGCCCAGCTAGTTCGTACAGGACAGAGTTTCGGTTGGTAGAGGAGGGGGGATGTGTATGCCCACTGTTGCAATCACAACAGTCTTAGCTTTCTAGTCCTGCCATTgctattttatttgcctttgaaCAAATTGTCATCTTTCTAATTCTTAGCAATCTCATTTATAAATACAGGAGGGAAGGGTTCCATGATGTCCAAGATCCCTTCAAATAGTCCTGTTGATTTTGGTACAACAAACCCTGCAAGTCGCACCGAGAAAAGCTTTGTTGATGCCAGCCTGAAGACTTAAATGCaaattccagctttttttttttaagtttatttatttttgagacagagagagagagagagagagcatgaatggaggaggagcagagagagagggagacacagaatccgaagcaggctccgggctctgagctgtcagcacagagcccgatgcggggctcgaactcacagaccgcgagatcgtgacctgagctgaagtcggccgcttaaccgactgagccacccaggcgtcccgcaaATTCCAGCTTTTAAACTGGCCATGCACCCTAACACTTCTCTGCAAGTCTCTAAGAATAGTTTCCGGGAAAGGATCTAGCAGGAAGCTAAGAAGGTAGAGGATATTCTGATGGTCTCTAGAAATGCCAGTTTGGGTTCAGGTCCAGAGAATCCTCAAAACTCTGTATAAATCCTGGCTCCTCCATTTACCAGCTGTTTGAACCTGGGCAAGCGCTCCACCGTCCTGACCTCAGTGTCTttctcagtaaaatggggataataatgttACTTCAACAGAGCTGCTGCGAGGAGTAATTGAGATAATATACACAAAGCATGTAGAACAGAACATGGCCCACAGGAAGTAGTGAGCAAAAATCTAGCATTATTATCGCAGATCTCCACTCCTGCAAAAGGGAGGATTGTAAATTACCATTGGCATAATTGCAGAGGACTCCTTCTGAGGGCCGATGAAAGCCTGGGCTCCTCCCAAGACTTGAAAAACTGAGCTTAGCCTTTTTTATcttcagggggagaaaaaagatccAGTAAAATTGCTGAATGGTTAAGATAGATATGATTTAATACTAAGATAAATTGTTTGCTgaagttatttaatttattttttgtttatttttgagagagagagagagagagagagagagtgcaagcagggggagggctagagagaaagggagacagagaatctgaagcaggctccaggctctgagctgtcagcacagagccagatgcggggcttgaacccacacactgtgagatcatgccccgagcttaagttggacgctcaaccgacttagctacccaggctcccctgaagttatttaatttctgaacTACAAGTGTCTGTTTAATCTGTTTCATATAACCAGGCACTTGGCATTGTTGAGTCTAGTCAATTGGTTGGATTGAACTTTCTAAAGTTTGTAAGGGATAAATGTTATTATGCCCACTTCTGTTTAAACTAAGAGGTAGGGCTTTATTATTTGCTAAATGTCTTACAGTCCATTTTCTGAGGACTAGAAACAGTATTTCAGAGCACTGGAGCCtattccccccccctttttttttaatgtttatttatttattttgagagagacaccaggagtagggaaggggcagagagagagggggagacagaaccccaagtaggttccatgcttagtgcagagctggacttggggcttgatctcaaacttggatcatgacctgggccaaaatcaagagtcagaggctcaacagacttagccacccaggtgcccctgttttcccTTTAAAACAGCCCATCAAACCCAGTGTATTACACAATATGCAAGATGATGGAGAAAAGAAACTAAGGAAATTAGAAATTCGGGGGGAGTGTGATAAAACAATATTGAGACGCTTGAAATTTAACACTGCCTGGAGGTATCATTACACTTGCTTGTCACTCTTACCAGTGGAAGCTCATGTATGCTATACAGAAGAACCAAATATATTAGTCCAGAGCTTTAAAGTGAGTTAATAGCTTAATGCAGATCCAATCTGGAAATAAATTAGGTCCTTTCAAAGTTACACTAAATGGTAGTTTATGAAGTATATTCACTTTGCAAAGTTGTATGTACAAATATGATTATATCTAGGACAAAACAAATACCCTGGATTGAAGTAAAGCTTCTAGAGCTGAAGGCAATCAGAGAGATTCTATTATCCACCTGAAGCCCAGAGGGATTAGTGATTTGCCTAAGGTTATGCAGATAATAAGTGGATATTCCAGATTTTAGCCAGGCTTTCTTGAGCTCAAGTTGAAGGAAGGGTTACTCTTCTATAGTGCATGCAGACAACTTattataatgataatagtaattaCAGGAACAATTTACTGAGTACACACTCTGAGCCAGGTACTCTGCTCTGTACCTATAACCCCTTGTCCAACACTCTCATACCTTTATGAGGTATGtctcattatccccatttcatagatcgAATGACTGAGACTCAGCATTTGTTTCTGttcaaagttacacagctagCAAATGCTGAGAGCTGGGGTCTAGTCTCACTCCTGAATCTGCACTCTTTCCACTGGACCCACTCACTGCTTCACCCAGGGAGACCAAACATGACatctttggctgttttttttcctttaaaatctgtattttagccTCCTACAATGAGGCCTCATTTCCAAATGGCCAAAAGCAAGTAATACCATTCTGGAGATTCTCGGCTCTCACATTCAAAGGAAGAGGCATCAAAATGGTACCTCGTCTACTATTCTTAAAGAGTAAGTAGCCGACTTTTAATAAAATCAACTGTAAACAATCTCCcaaattattaaaacattatcTTTTTAGCCTATGTAGGCCATGGATTTGAGATCATGAACTTAAAGTCAAAACCAAATAAGTCAAATGGTTCTGAAAAGGGGCCATTAAGCCTGGTGCTCTATAAATTAATACTTTGAGGTAAACTAGAAGTATTATAGaaaattactatttatttaatgtctCATTCTATTTGAAAGAGAAACTCCCAAATGTTCAATACTACCctgtatttaaaagttaaaaatatactgGAAATGGATGGAGTCATGATAGCACAGAGCACTTTGGGGGCGGATACCTACTATCATATTACAGTGTCAtagcaaaatattttagattttaccAGCTGAACTGTTAAATGTTTAATGTGTTAGAAGCATTAGTTCCAAGGCAAAAGGAGGCAATATTATGGTTAACTGtttggaaacttcttttattaaaaaaagatttttaataacgCTATTTGCAATACACGTATGATAATACTCAAGAAAGTATCGTGTACTTGGTAGAGTGAATTTAGGAATGTAACAGTCCATCTAgatgctgcccctccccttctccatcaGATACCCTAGTAGCAAAATGTAaatacccttttaaaaaataaagaggcctTTGGGCTATTGGAGCAGTGTGGGGTAGGGCAAGGAAAGTGCTCTTTCCTGACATACTCCTGCTTCTGGCTTTGACTTCCTCTAGTAAGGTCAGTTCTAAAAGAACTGCGGACAACCCCTTCCATGCTCCACAAAAGCATAAGAGAAAGGAAGCTTGTCATTCACAAGCAGCTATGGACAAAACCAGCAGCAGAGTACAGGGTTAGGGAAAtgaagggaggggggagtgggaaGTTGGAGTAAAGTGCACAGTTActgtcaaaaatatattattttgatcctaagaaaattaagagaattttatCTAATGAACTAGATTGCTGACTTTTTAATACATTTGGTTTTCATGGAACGTACAATCACCATCGGACATAAAAGACTagctggctttaaaaaaaaaaatttgcttggAGTTATCTACAGGAATCTTGTGAACGCAATTCAAGGATAACATTCTGCAGCTCTTTGGGTATTGGACGATTTCCTCGGATGAGTccacagggaaagagggaaatgTTAAATTCGCCGATTGGAGTGGGCATTTCCCCAGTTTTCtcactccacccctcccccccgcccccttgctCCCTCTTGCCCTAAATGCCAGTACTTTCCAGATCTCCATCCTCTACCCCTATGGCATGAGACCGGGAAATCATAAAGAGTTTCTCCTTGTTTGTAAACTGCCTCTGCACCGGCTGAGGTGGCTGGGCCTTAGGTGGCCCTTGGCTGGGATCCTCCGGGGGGCTCGGCTCCACACCCGGGGCCGTGGCGGCCTCACAGTCTGGACTTTTACTGGCTACTGCTTGCACAACTGACTCCAAAGAGGTGCCAGCCTCCCGCAGGGGGCTGTAGCCCTTATTGCAGCAGGAAGGGTCGTCCGACTGGGAGCTCGGCGAGTCCGGCCTGGCGGGGGGCGAGTCCTCCAGccgcaggggcggggagggggaggcagctTGGGCCAGAAGGCTCGAGTCCAGCTCCGCGCTgcgcggggagggtgggggctcgGGGGACGGCGGCGCCCGGTAGTCAGGGAGCCCGCTAGTGCTGCGGCGCCGCAGGGCGGCGTACCTGCCGGTCCTGGGCAGGCGGCCACCCTGCCCCCTGGCGgtgcgcgccgccgccgccgccgccgccgcgccctcGGGCTCCTCCAGCTCGCTGGGCGCCCAACGCGAGCAGCCCGGGGCGCCGCGGAGGTCGGTCAAGCTCAGGTCGAGCTCGCCCCTTGGGATCTCCCGGGAGCCGCGTTCCCCAGGCGGCCTCTGCCAGCTGCAGCTCAAGCCCTCCGCGTCCCCGTCCCCATCCCCGTCGCGGTCCCCTTGCAAGGGTAGTAACGCGAAGGCGCTCAGCGAAGAGCCCACGAGGGAGCTGGCGGTGCTCTGGCGCCCCCAGCTCTCGGGTGGGCTGCAGGGCGCCGGGCTGCCGCCGCTGCTGGCGGccgcggtggcggcggcggcagcggccacagcggcggcggcggcggcggcggcccggcGACGGCCAGCCACGCCCGAGCGCTCGCGGTAGATGCTGTATACGGCCTCCGTCAGGCTCGGGGACTCCCGCGGGCAGCGCGGAGACGAGGCCAGGTCCGGCGGGGACGCGGCTTCCTTGGCCCCGCCACCGCCCCCGCCTAGCGCCGAGGGGTGAGGCCACGAGCCCCTGGCCAGCAACGCCGCCGCCCCGAAGGCGTCCCCTGAACCGCCGCCGCAGCTCCCGGGCTTCAGCTCCAGGCCCCGCGACTGCACGTAGCTGAGGAAGCCGTTGAGCGGCGCGGTTCCGGGGGTCGCCGAGGTGGGGGCGGAGGacgaggaggcggcggcggcggccgcagcCGCGGCGGCCGCCAGGTCTTTAGCGCGAAGGCTGTGCACGTCGATGACGGTGGAGTAGAGGTCCCGCAGGTTGATGATCTTGGTCTTCTTGTCTCGGTTCTCGTGGAGCACCGCGTTGGCGCAGATGAAGAGGAAGATGCCTATGCCCATGATGAGGGGCCCGAAGACCTTGAGCTTGTCGGAGTGCAGGTATCCGGAGAAGATGCGGAAGAAGAAACCCACGGACGTGGAGGAAGACGAAGGGGAGGCTGACCGCGCTGGAGGGGTGCTTCGGGGCACACCCACCGAACTGGAGTTGACACCCCCCGGAGTCCCCAGGTGGCTCCTGGACCGGTTTTTGCTCCCACTGCTGCTGCCACTGGCCGTGGTCGGGACGCGGTGGCCGCTGCCTGCGGGCGGCAGCTGCTTACCCCCTTCCCTATTGGCCCCGTTGGCCTTGGGCCAGTAGCCCACCACCGCCATGGCTATGCCCACCAGCAGCACCAGGATCCCGCAGAGGGCAATGAGCCCCGAGATGGAGCACAGCTTTAGCTTGCCTTTCACCACCACCACGTCGTTCTTGCGCCTTTTTTTGGCTTTCCGCTTGCGTTTGGGGACCTGGCTTGGGGGCCGGAGGGGATCCTGCTTTCTGGCAGAAATCCTCAGTAGGCCACCGGTGGCGATCATGGTGAGCCCGTGCGGTGCGCGGCTAGTTTCTGGGGCGGAGGCTTGAGTAGTGGGGGGCGCCAACTGCCCACTAGCTGCTCGGCCACCTCCTCCTGCTGCAAAGCAGAAGAAGACAGTCAGAGGGTATAGGCTTGGCTGCAGCAACATCCCACGCGCTGCGACTGTCCCGCTCCCAGGTCTCGCCACatgtgtacccccccccccagcccagggctACCCACTAACTGGAGTGCCGAATGTAGAGGCCAGGGGGTGGGGTAGATGGATTAGGGCCGAGAAACGCTGTTGCAATCACTGATAGGAGGTGATAAAACAATTTGAGAGAACgccttctttcttccccctccctcatcCCACACACTCTGTAGGTGATATTCCAGCAAGGCTCATTTCAAACCCTCCCAGCTGGCAGCTGAAGGAGGGCTGACCATTAGTAGAAACTAAATGTGGGGGCTCAAAGAGGTGGTTGAGGACTTTCGTGGCAAAAGCCTTTCCCTTTGTCCTGTGGGAATAGGAAGATTGCCCAAGGGAGCAGTTCAGGAGGTTCAAGTCTCTAAGCAGAGGAATTTGTCAATGTTTAGCTCAAAGTCACTAAAACAGTCACAAAAGTTACTGTTTTATAATGACAAAAGCAATTTTCATCACTGGATGAAAATGAAAGGTCACAtactggcaggcagacagcttatATACTGCAGATAATTAATGGAGAGTTCATTTCGGGGAGAACACCAGAACTACGTCAATCCTCTGATAATAAATCCCTTTCGAAAGTTGTCTCCCACCTCTTGATGTTCCTACAGCTAAAGACAAGCAGCCTTTTCCTCATCACTTTTTTTTGCAACATCTGGACAGCTTCTTGGGGTGGAATATTTAGTTTTAGGTAACTGGTTATGTAACTGAGCTCTTCCTTctggcctcctctcctccctcagaGGAACTCCCTTAAAGGTATCATGTGCTAAACCTCATCAGGGAATTTAAGAAGTCCCCTAGAATCTCTAAgagaaagaccttttttttttttcctcctgtgggAAAATtacaatcttaaaaagaaaaaaaaaaaaatagccactcTGCCATAATAGCTTTCTGACCCCTTATTAATGTGCCAACAGCACTCTTCAGATTCCCAATATTCAAATGAATAGGCAATTAATTAGGTGCAGCAGTCTACATAATAATGATGATTTGTAGAATGACCTCTCCCCAAGTGAGAgctgttttcttcatctttctctcaTGAGGTCGTGTTTAGGAAGGGAGGGTGGCAAGGATCCATGGACTATCCTATAGAAAGTTTGGTTGTTTAATATAATAAACCCCAGGTAGGTAAATGCACAGATGTGTCTTTGCAGATATCTGTGAGCTTCTAAAAATTTCAATCCTGCTGGATCCCCAGAGTAAAAcattttctgttccattggttgTGTTCTCTCCTATAATAGAGATGCTAAAATTAAGGGCATTGTATGAATTTGAAAGGCTCAGATACCACTCAGAAGCCTTTTGGTATTTTGCCCTTTATGAAATAATTCATGTTTTCGAATAAATTACCCTTTGAATATGTGGGATTACTTAGGaagaattttgcttttaattggtGCCTGGGTAAAGAGCTTTGGCCCTTGATCCCCTCCATTACATCAATATAGGCAGAATCTTTTCTCCACTGGTGGAAAAGCAAATGGTAATCATCTCTTTGCaatgtttgcaaatcaatgtCTCCTTGGAACTTAGTTGGTTTTCACTAAAGAGAAATACTAGGTAGGTTAGAGGGGTTCGTGGAGAATACATCTATAAGcctttacaattttgttttaaaaagaggctGCACCAGTAAGTACAAAcagattgtaaaaaaaaaaaaaaaaaaaaaaaaaaaaaaaaagagtagctaCTGTTCATCTGTCATCCCCCAAAATAAGCACATTTATTGTGTAGTTGTAACATAGAGACTGCTGTTTTAAGTGATCCCTAGACTACAGCATCTTTAATGCAATAATCTGGAGATCTGCAGTTATTTTAAGGTTTTAGCAGCCAGACATTTTAGAAACAAACCTAGACTCAGTTGGCACAGTGGCTCTCCAAGAGGAGAGAAGGGCTAACGTTTTGTTGGGCATTGCTAAGGTGCACCAGAATGCTGAGCATCTTTGGGAAAGAAGGTATCCACCTGTTTTTCTCCCCAATAAGGCGGCTTTGGCTTTGGGTAGACAGAATGTAAAGAAAATTGGAATGGATTTCAGCAATCGTTTACAGATCTTTAAAATTAGTTTAATAGCTAGTAATTAACTCCCTAGTTTATTATTCCTTCAGCTCTGTTGAAAGCTGAACTCCATTGTAATGTATTGCCATCTGACGTGAAATACTGACAAAAGTCAGATGGCAAGGAAGACCCACCTTTGAGGCTTTTCTTCATACATAATGAAGGGAAACAAACTTGGCAGTTGAGGTTGGCTGCCCTCGCAATTTACTGCCTGGTGCTGGTCTTTCCGTGGTTAAGGAATGGAGCATGGGGGAAAGCAAAGGAGGGATGTCTAAAAATACAACTGCTTCCAAGAGAGACATTCAAGTTTCTCTGCTCATGATGGATTAAGCTCCACTCGGCGTCTGAGGCTCCCAGCCCACAGGCTGGGAGCGCCCTGCCCGGGACTCAATCCAGGTCCTCGACCCCCACTCCCTAATTGGCTGGACAGCGAACCCCTTGCCCTGCTTTTGGGTCTGCTTATTTCTGTTGGAGTCACATGAGTGCAGCAGCTGGGAGTCCGCCTCTGGAAAGAACAGAGGCAGGAGCGAAGTGAGGGCAATCCCGAGCTCGCTTTTTCTGGGCAGCGCATCCCGTGCAGCCCGCCTAGGAAAACGACTCTCCCCGAACAGCAGCAGCCCGGGGACCGGGGCTTGGGGCCGCAGGTGAGGGGAGGGGCGGCTCGGGGGCTGAGGACTCACGGAATTGCTCAAAATGGCAGCACTAAAAGCAAACAATATCGCTCACTTACCCGGGAAGGCTGGGGCAGCTCAGGGCCGGCGAACGGGCGCTCGGGCGACACAAAGGAACCATGGAGAAACTTTTTCAGCCCGAGCCGACGGCGGGGCGCAGGGACAGCGCCTCGGGGCCCTCCAGCCGAGCGCGGCTCAGCAGCCCAGCGGGGGCGAGCGCCCGCCCCAGGTTCGCAGCTCCCCCCGCTGCCGTGGCGGGAGCCATTTCCAAGAGTTTCCAAGAAGTGTCAGGTCCTCCGCAGCCCGCATCCTGCCTCGGAGCCGTGCTCCCCGCCGCCGCTCCTCCTGCGCCTCTCGGCGAGCCCCGCCGCGGCGCTCCCGGGCCGGCCCCAGCGCCTCTTTTGTGTGGCTGCGGCGCGCCGGGCTCCGCCGGGTGGAGTTGagcccgcggcggcggcggcggcggcggcggcggctggcgCTGCTCGGGGCGGCCGGACTGGCGGCTGTTGCTAAGAGACCGGAGCCATGACACAGGGAAATTGCGGCAGGATGGCAGTCGGTACCCGGCCCGACTCCGCTGCTCGGGGGCgcacccgccccccgccccgccccccgcctcctccccggcgctgcccctccccgccccccgtcGCCGCGCCGCCCTCCCTGCGCTCCCCCCACTTCCTCCGCAGCCGGCCGCCGGTGCCTTCGGGGGAAGCGCTTCCCGGAGGCCCCGGAGGCGCGAGGGGAGGCGGATGGGGGGGCCGGCGAGGGGCCCCGGGCAcggggtgggaggcggggggcGCCGGCGGGGAGCGCGGGGCGCGCGGCGCCTCGGCCTCTGCCTTCCCCGCCCCCGGGGCGCCCCGGGACCGCCGCCCGCCTGCCCTGGGAGCTTTGTTCTTTTCCCTCCAACTACCTGTCTGAGCAGCGGGTCGGAGGGGGCCCCAAGAAAGGGCCGTTTCTCCTGGAGGGTCTCCCCATCAGCATCCGAGGGGCGCTctgggtgagagagagggggcagtgCCCGCGTCTCCAGCCGGCccgccctccctcctttcctccctctcccctttcctcttttgTTGCCTCTACTCTCGGACACGACACAGCCTTGGCTGTTTCTCCCCCTCCCGCTTGGGACTTTGCAGTGTGGACGCACAGCGAGCACAGTAAGTTGTCCCCCAGCGAACTCGGGCCGGCGGAGTGGAGCCGCCCCCGCCGCGCTG
This genomic window contains:
- the TMEM200C gene encoding transmembrane protein 200C, with amino-acid sequence MLLQPSLYPLTVFFCFAAGGGGRAASGQLAPPTTQASAPETSRAPHGLTMIATGGLLRISARKQDPLRPPSQVPKRKRKAKKRRKNDVVVVKGKLKLCSISGLIALCGILVLLVGIAMAVVGYWPKANGANREGGKQLPPAGSGHRVPTTASGSSSGSKNRSRSHLGTPGGVNSSSVGVPRSTPPARSASPSSSSTSVGFFFRIFSGYLHSDKLKVFGPLIMGIGIFLFICANAVLHENRDKKTKIINLRDLYSTVIDVHSLRAKDLAAAAAAAAAAASSSSAPTSATPGTAPLNGFLSYVQSRGLELKPGSCGGGSGDAFGAAALLARGSWPHPSALGGGGGGAKEAASPPDLASSPRCPRESPSLTEAVYSIYRERSGVAGRRRAAAAAAAAVAAAAAATAAASSGGSPAPCSPPESWGRQSTASSLVGSSLSAFALLPLQGDRDGDGDGDAEGLSCSWQRPPGERGSREIPRGELDLSLTDLRGAPGCSRWAPSELEEPEGAAAAAAAARTARGQGGRLPRTGRYAALRRRSTSGLPDYRAPPSPEPPPSPRSAELDSSLLAQAASPSPPLRLEDSPPARPDSPSSQSDDPSCCNKGYSPLREAGTSLESVVQAVASKSPDCEAATAPGVEPSPPEDPSQGPPKAQPPQPVQRQFTNKEKLFMISRSHAIGVEDGDLESTGI